From the Solanum lycopersicum chromosome 10, SLM_r2.1 genome, one window contains:
- the LOC101263940 gene encoding protein IQ-DOMAIN 17 encodes MGNNKKGSSSSWLSAVKRAFRSKKQINEEEKKKENQRKQQHTTNHNAAAQAATIIQTAFRGYLARRALKALKGLVKLQALVRGHNVRKQAKMTLKCMQALVRVQARVLDQRFRQSEQASRKSDTTTTHQHMSSTIPDDWDERPHTIEEVKAMLQKRKEAAFMKCQGTPFSQQTRRSGRSSSIGSDADFGEKRAAAKSWDSSSRGRASTYPVEMDTSQRNLITRLHQRPTSPLHTSFQFPVTPSPSKSTRPIQVRSASPRHDKKSQTPSLRPNNNYSSYQPNRLTSSAAAIPNYMAATESALARIRSQSAPRQRPSTPERDRAGSAKKRLSFPVPDRYGNVPSAYGHNLRSPSFKSLSGVHFGYEQQSNYSSCYTESIGGEISPSSTSDFRRYLR; translated from the exons ATGGGAAATAACAAAAAAGGATCATCTTCTTCTTGGTTAAGTGCTGTTAAGAGAGCTTTTAGATCGAAGAAGCAAATTAATGAGGAAGAAAAG AAGAAGGAAAATCAAAGGAAGCAGCAGCATACTACTAATCATAATGCTGCAGCTCAGGCTGCCACTATTATTCAAACAGCTTTCAGGGGATATTTG GCAAGAAGGGCTCTAAAAGCACTAAAAGGTCTAGTGAAATTGCAAGCTTTAGTGAGAGGTCACAATGTTAGGAAACAAGCCAAGATGACTCTCAAATGCATGCAAGCTCTTGTTAGAGTTCAAGCACGGGTATTGGACCAGCGATTTAGGCAATCGGAGCAAGCAAGTAGAAAATCAGACACCACTACCACCCACCAACATATG TCAAGCACTATTCCTGATGATTGGGATGAAAGGCCTCATACTATCGAAGAGGTAAAAGCAATGCtgcaaaagagaaaagaagctGCTTTCATGAAGTGCCAAGGGACCCCCTTTTCTCAACAG ACAAGGAGAAGTGGCAGAAGTTCCTCGATAGGAAGTGATGCggattttggagaaaaaagGGCGGCTGCAAAATCATGGGACAGTAGTAGTAGAGGCAGAGCATCAACTTATCCTGTCGAAATGGATACATCACAACGTAATTTAATAACAAGATTACACCAACGACCAACTTCACCCCTTCATACATCTTTTCAATTCCCCGTTACACCTTCTCCATCCAAATCAACAAGACCTATTCAAGTACGCTCTGCTAGTCCAAGACATGACAAAAAATCTCAAACTCCAAGCCTGAGGCCTAATAATAACTACTCCTCATACCAACCTAATAGACTAACTTCTAGTGCTGCAGCAATTCCTAACTACATGGCTGCTACCGAGTCTGCTTTGGCAAGAATTCGTTCACAAAGTGCCCCACGACAGAGACCATCGACTCCAGAGAGGGATCGAGCTGGATCAGCTAAGAAACGACTTTCTTTCCCTGTCCCTGACCGTTATGGGAATGTCCCATCAGCCTATGGACACAATCTTAGGAGTCCAAGCTTTAAGAGCCTTAGTGGAGTACATTTCGGATATGAACAACAGTCTAACTATTCTTCGTGTTACACGGAGAGTATTGGTGGTGAGATCTCTCCATCCTCAACTAGCGATTTCCGAAGGTATTTAAGATGA
- the LOC101263643 gene encoding NAC domain-containing protein 43 gives MPEEMSISVNGQSQVPPGFRFHPTEEELLQYYLKKKVANEKIDLDVIQEVDLNKLEPWDIQDKCKIGSTPQNDWYFFSHKDKKYPTGTRTNRATAAGFWKATGRDKVIYSNCRRIGMRKTLVFYKGRAPHGQKSDWIMHEYRFDDHIAEEEGWVICRIFKKKNHHVNVKSFDTHHHHSPYPPNNHIDEEGPLEQLLHYMTRCKEENHNMQLPNLDTHPNSCEGGLNNWIAVDRLVASHLNGQTINDNYEHHQYIVNTTNHEDYLWSFPTLSSTNNDSLCHVSNGIIS, from the exons ATGCCAGAGGAAATGAGTATTTCTGTAAATGGACAATCTCAAGTCCCACCAGGGTTTAGATTTCATCCAACAGAAGAGGAGCTATTACAATATTACTTGAAGAAGAAAGTTGCAAATGAGAAGATTGATTTGGATGTAATCCAAGAAGTTGATCTCAATAAGCTTGAGCCTTGGGATATTCAAG ACAAGTGTAAAATTGGATCAACTCCACAAAATGATTGGTATTTCTTCAGTCACAAAGACAAAAAGTATCCAACGGGTACAAGGACAAATAGAGCAACGGCTGCTGGATTTTGGAAAGCTACGGGGCGTGAcaaagtgatctattcaaattgtCGAAGGATTGGTATGAGGAAGACACTTGTTTTTTACAAAGGTAGAGCACCTCATGGTCAAAAATCTGATTGGATTATGCATGAGTATAGATTTGATGATCATATTGCCGAAGAAGAAGGTTGGGTTATTTGTCGCATattcaagaagaaaaatcatCATGTCAATGTCAAATCATTCGACACTCATCATCATCACTCACCCTATCCTCCTAATAATCATATTGATGAAGAAGGACCCTTAGAACAACTACTCCATTACATGACGAGATGCAAGGAAGAGAACCATAACATGCAACTTCCAAACCTAGATACCCATCCAAATTCATGTGAAGGGGGATTGAATAATTGGATTGCCGTTGATCGTCTTGTAGCTTCACATCTTAATGGACAAACAATTAATGACAATTATGAACACCACCAATACATCGTCAATACTACGAATCATGAGGATTATCTTTGGAGTTTTCCAACACTTTCATCAACTAATAATGACTCCTTATGCCACGTCTCTAATGGAATCATTTCATGA
- the LOC101263352 gene encoding uncharacterized protein, whose translation MGNCVFKGFGFGEVDEEEEEENKKMMIKVVTCNGGIMELHSPITAHCITNEFPGHAIFHSQDMFSPPLFPNEELHAGESYYLLPLLNHPIIKSKRGHEKDEKRHVTTCDTSRQPTPYRMSFDNQRMLKRSEAEVFPTYSSTGVWKVKLLISPEQLSDILSHEARTEALIESVRTVAKCGSGASSMATAHSDKWSYSSTNNNNWKAHTTPI comes from the exons ATGGGGAATTGTGTGTTCAAGGGTTTTGGTTTTGGTgaagttgatgaagaagaagaagaagaaaacaagaagatGATGATAAAAGTGGTGACTTGTAATGGTGGGATCATGGAGTTACATTCACCCATCACAGCCCATTGCATCACTAATGAATTCCCAGGACATGCCATTTTTCATAGCCAGGACATGTTCTCTCCACCACTTTTTCCTAATGAGGAACTACATGCTGGTGAATCATACTATCTACTTCCTCTACTAAACCATCCTATTATTAAATCCAAAAGAGGTcatgaaaaagatgaaaaaaggcATGTTACTACTTGTGATACTAGTAGACAACCAACACCTTATAGGATGTCATTTGATAATCAAAGGATGCTCAAGAGATCAGAAGCTGAGGTTTTTCCTACCTACAGTAGTACAG GTGTGTGGAAAGTGAAATTACTTATTAGCCCTGAACAATTGTCAGATATTTTGTCACATGAGGCACGTACAGAGGCACTAATAGAGAGTGTTAGGACAGTGGCGAAATGTGGTTCTGGTGCTTCTTCTATGGCTACTGCTCACTCGGACAAATGGAGTTATTCTAgcactaataataataattggaaGGCACACACTACTCCTATCTGA